The following are encoded in a window of Alosa sapidissima isolate fAloSap1 chromosome 10, fAloSap1.pri, whole genome shotgun sequence genomic DNA:
- the LOC121721121 gene encoding DENN domain-containing protein 3-like isoform X6, whose amino-acid sequence MEDHLPPRLLEACVIMGATTDKLKEAYQNHQQGNTAVSPVLEAEVLQVHVPPFALKDKAAECVGPAAFSRVQRRRSFIKKTERPVVAPGHSPGGEETTQDISVPKDIDLGGLPQLCFPGGLTVWSEPKEPCFHFLVFTDVFGNQTHGVVLQYCRPVQDSTLQQNGTKVSRLYTTYGVCVISKYPYYNALRDCLSCLLSQLKNCRITDVDQRVKEFSAKLALVPIPPPGDLHVVFSLSPLVIVLPSREDKHYPVVDLDLHLPFLCFQTRELLQIITALLAERRIVFFSSDWARLTVMAECFMLYIHPLHWQHPLVPTLSHQMLDFVMAPTAFLMGCHLSHFEEVSAETDDLILVNIDDGTVSSSSSELTDLPAVPLAATECFRTRRRGLQLHFDLEVSQQGTNTTLNELRAHRRTWQQRLNWEIQNITLELIVNIFRGLADHLNYEHRVFNSKEFLKSREPSDQPFYKEVLESHIFHSFLKDRLNRKMDAYTRMEQSSRSEAEKVKVMIDTLRRPTMKEMGRRSSNYENCVNKRLGTSLPNLREEQHLSILRQTSVTEPPLKIRQKHVKQFKLPDFHPHLSYQYVQDYYADLVSLLGKAISFTPRESSSLLARYYYLRGVVNTMCGRRLDALSDFQNLNHTDVEIFPAALVRALVDSLQQEEQAQVERRPELKRLVCRVRSSESEETAVQPTDDHVKKFEMPKTHMPLEDFVTHVQESGIVRDVSTIHRLFEALSVGARKEVDPDTFCDFYTFWKGMEAEAQDVNLPTEVIEQLDNNECVYKLSCSVKTSYGVGKIAMTQKRLFLLTDGRRGFVDITKFRDIVEVKISSAQFVVLRIPSLRIKSSLKKETFEANLKSECDLWSLMIKEMWAGRKMADDHKDPQHMQQALTNVLLMDTVVGCLQPQKGILAASKLAYYDRMKHEVPMTVPKTTSETLKHKINPSLHMPSQQTVDVLLYTPGQLGKSDVDGDGNPKLWCALSHGRVVLFDAASWSMQQNCIQVGVLPVSCMLGLDQEQVWIGSQDSTIYIINTRRMSCHKQLTEHRSEVTDLVLEDTQDTFSPTLAYSCSLDGMVIVWDVSTLKMKRQFHLSCHKLTSLQLYNRTLWCCAQDCIMELRKTGLVQRKICLLQDPTNPPSPFNGFIVYLEREQIWTSCANSSELCVWHSDNLEKPSQRITLPDCAGVTCMLKVKNQIWVGCRSLSESPGQAVGKIFVVDVAQAVVEKELLAHTDSVQALCSAEDRYVLSGSACLDGKIAIWKVE is encoded by the exons ATGGAGGACCACCTGCCCCCAAGGCTGCTCGAGGCCTGTGTTATTATGGGTGCTACAACTGATAAGCTAAAGGAGGCATATCAG AACCATCAACAAGGAAACACAGCCGTGTCTCCGGTATTGGAGGCTGAGGTTTTGCAGGTTCATGTGCCCCCTTTTGCATTAAAGGACAAAGCTGCAGAATGTGTGGGGCCAGCAGCTTTCAGTAGGGTTCAACGCAGACGCTCCTTCATCAAGAAAACAGAGAGACCAGTGGTGGCGCCAGGTCATTCTCCTGGTGGGGAGGAAACTACCCAAGACATCAGCGTGCCAAAAGACATTGACCTTGGAGGCCTGCCTCAACTCTGCTTTCCGG GAGGTCTGACTGTTTGGAGTGAGCCAAAAGAGCCCTGCTTTCATTTCTTGGTGTTCACTGATGTGTTTGGAAATCAAACCCATGGAGTTGTGCTGCAATACTGTAGGCCAGTTCAG gatagcactcttcagcagaaTGGAACTAAGGTTTCCCGACTCTACACCACCTATGGTGTCTGTGTAATATCAAAGTACCCCTATTACAATGCCTTGAGGGATTGTCTGTCATG TCTTCTGAGTCAGCTGAAAAATTGTCGGATAACGGATGTAGATCAACGTGTGAAAGAATTCTCTGCCAAACTCGCTCTGGTGCCCATTCCACCCCCTGGAGATCTTCATGTG GTGTTTAGCCTGAGCCCCCTGGTCATTGTGCTTCCTTCCAGGGAAGACAAACACTACCCTGTGGTAGATCTCGATCTACACCTCCCTTTTCTATGCTTTCAAACAAGGGAACTTTTGCAG ATCATCACAGCCCTCCTGGCAGAGCGGCGGATCGTGTTCTTCTCCAGCGACTGGGCACGGCTGACGGTGATGGCGGAGTGCTTCATGCTTTACATCCACCCGCTGCACTGGCAGCACCCACTGGTGCCCACCCTCTCCCACCAGATGCTGGACTTCGTCATGGCACCCACCGCCTTTCTCATGGGCTGCCACCTCAGCCACTTTGAGGAAGTGTCCGCG GAAACAGATGACCTGATTTTAGTCAACATCGATGACGGGACAGTGTCCTCGTCCAGTTCAGAACTCACTGACCTACCGGCTGTGCCCTTAGCCGCCACTGAGTGCTTCAGGACACG GAGGAGAGGCCTTCAGCTTCACTTTGACCTGGAGGTGAGCCAGCAGGGCACCAACACCACGCTGAACGAGCTGCGGGCACACAGGCGCACCTGGCAGCAGCGCCTCAACTGGGAGATCCAGAACATCACCCTGGAGCTCATCGTCAACATCTTCAG GGGTCTGGCTGATCATCTGAACTATGAGCACAGAGTCTTTAATAGTAAGGAATTCCTCAAATCCAGGGAGCCTTCTGACCAGCCCTTTTATAAAGAG GTGTTGGAGAGCCATATTTTCCACTCCTTCTTGAAAGATCGGTTGAATCGCAAGATGGATGCCTACACTCGCATGGAGCAGAGCTCTCGCTCTGAGGCTGAAAA AGTAAAAGTCATGATTGACACTCTTCGTCGGCCCACTATGAAGGAGATGGGGCGTAGGAGCAGCAACTATGAGAACTGTGTGAACAAGAGGCTTGGCACCAGTCTGCCCAATCTCAGGGAGGAGCAACACCTCAGCATCCTCCGGCAGACGTCAGTGACCGAACCAC CTTTGAAGATCCGGCAAAAACATGTCAAGCAGTTCAAGCTGCCAGATTTCCACCCCCACTTGTCCTATCAGTACGTGCAGGACTACTACGCTGACCTGGTGAGCCTTCTGGGCAAAGCCATCTCCTTCACACCCCGTGAGAGCTCCTCCCTGCTGGCGCGCTACTACTACCTGCGCGGCGTGGTCAACACCATGTGCGGCCGCAGGCTGGACGCGCTCAGCGACTTCCAGAACCTCAACCACACGGACGTGGAGATCTTCCCCGCAGCACTGGTCAGGGCGCTGGTGGACTCGCTccagcaggaggagcaggcGCAGGTGGAGCGCCGGCCCGAGCTCAAGCGCCTGGTGTGCAGGGTGAGGAGCAGCGAGAGCGAGGAGACTGCTGTCCAGCCCACCGATGACCACGTGAAGAAGTTTGAGATGCCCAAGACCCACATGCCACTGGAGGACTTTGTCACGCATGTTCAGGAATCGGGTATTGTCAGAGATGTGAGCACCATCCATCGCCTGTTTGAGGCACTCAGTGTGG GAGCGCGGAAAGAGGTGGACCCAGACACGTTTTGTGATTTCTACACCTTCTGGAAGGGCATGGAGGCTGAGGCGCAGGATGTGAACCTGCCCACTGAGGTCATTGAACAGCTGGACAACAACGAGTGTGTGTATAAGCTCTCCTGCTCAGTGAAGACCAGTTATGGCGTCGGCAAGATTGCCATGACCCAAAAGCGACTCTTCCTACTTACTGATGGACGGAGAGGATTTGTGGACATCACTAAGTTCAGAGATATAGTG GAAGTAAAGATCTCTTCAGCTCAGTTCGTGGTTTTGCGTATCCCATCACTGAGGATCAAGAGCAGCCTGAAGAAAGAAACATTTGAGGCCAATCTGAAGTCGGAGTGTGATCTGTGGAGCCTGATGATTAAAGAAATGTGGGCTGGGCGAAAGATGGCCGATGACCACAAG GATCCTCAGCACATGCAACAGGCCCTTACAAATGTCCTCCTCATGGACACTGTGGTTGGCTGTCTTCAGCCACAGAAAGGCATATTAGCAGCTTCTAAACTGGCTTATTATGACCGGATGAAACACGAGG TACCAATGACCGTCCCAAAGACGACCTCTGAGACTCTGAAGCACAAGATTAACCCCTCTCTCCACATGCCCTCTCAGCAGACCGTGGATGTGCTGCTCTACACTCCAG GCCAGCTGGGGAAGTCCGACGTGGATGGAGACGGGAACCCCAAGTTGTGGTGTGCCCTCAGCCACGGGAGAGTGGTGCTGTTTGATGCAGCCAGCTGGTCCATGCAACAGAACTGCATTCAAGTGGGAGTACTGCCAGTA AGCTGTATGCTTGGGCTGGACCAGGAGCAAGTATGGATCGGCTCTCAGGATTCCACCATTTACATCATCAACACGCGCCGCATGTCCTGTCACAAGCAGCTGACTGAACACCGCAGCGAGGTCACAGATCTAGTCCTGGAGgatacacaggacacattcag CCCAACATTGGCCTACTCGTGCAGTCTTGATGGTATGGTTATTGTCTGGGATGTCTCTACCCTGAAGATGAAAAGGCAGTTTCACCTGAGCTGTCACAAACTCACCTCTCTGCAGCTGTACAATAGGACGCTGTGGTGCT GTGCCCAAGATTGCATCATGGAACTGAGGAAGACTGGACTTGTGCAGCGTAAGATCTGCTTGCTACAGGATCCCACAAACCCTCCTTCTCCCTTCAACGGGTTCATCGTCTATTTAGAG AGGGAGCAGATATGGACCAGTTGTGCTAATTCATCTGAATTATGTGTGTGGCACTCTGACAATCTGGAGAAGCCCTCACAGAGGATAACTCTGCCTGACTGTGCTGGAGTCACCTGTATGCTCAAGGTCAAGAACCAG ATCTGGGTTGGCTGTCGGAGCCTGAGCGAGAGCCCGGGTCAGGCGGTGGGGAAGATCTTCGTGGTGGATGTGGCCCAGGCTGTGGTGGAGAAGGAGCTGCTGGCTCACACCGACAGCGTCCAGGCACTCTGCTCGGCTGAGGACCGCTATGTGCTGAGCGGCTCTGCCTGCCTGGACGGAAAGATCGCCATTTGGAAAGTAGAGTAA
- the LOC121721121 gene encoding DENN domain-containing protein 3-like isoform X1, whose amino-acid sequence MEDHLPPRLLEACVIMGATTDKLKEAYQNHQQGNTAVSPVLEAEVLQVHVPPFALKDKAAECVGPAAFSRVQRRRSFIKKTERPVVAPGHSPGGEETTQDISVPKDIDLGGLPQLCFPGGLTVWSEPKEPCFHFLVFTDVFGNQTHGVVLQYCRPVQLFQDSTLQQNGTKVSRLYTTYGVCVISKYPYYNALRDCLSCLLSQLKNCRITDVDQRVKEFSAKLALVPIPPPGDLHVVFSLSPLVIVLPSREDKHYPVVDLDLHLPFLCFQTRELLQIITALLAERRIVFFSSDWARLTVMAECFMLYIHPLHWQHPLVPTLSHQMLDFVMAPTAFLMGCHLSHFEEVSAETDDLILVNIDDGTVSSSSSELTDLPAVPLAATECFRTRRRGLQLHFDLEVSQQGTNTTLNELRAHRRTWQQRLNWEIQNITLELIVNIFRGLADHLNYEHRVFNSKEFLKSREPSDQPFYKEVLESHIFHSFLKDRLNRKMDAYTRMEQSSRSEAEKVKVMIDTLRRPTMKEMGRRSSNYENCVNKRLGTSLPNLREEQHLSILRQTSVTEPPLKIRQKHVKQFKLPDFHPHLSYQYVQDYYADLVSLLGKAISFTPRESSSLLARYYYLRGVVNTMCGRRLDALSDFQNLNHTDVEIFPAALVRALVDSLQQEEQAQVERRPELKRLVCRVRSSESEETAVQPTDDHVKKFEMPKTHMPLEDFVTHVQESGIVRDVSTIHRLFEALSVVKSQDPAGQTISHSCFYIPSILGGARKEVDPDTFCDFYTFWKGMEAEAQDVNLPTEVIEQLDNNECVYKLSCSVKTSYGVGKIAMTQKRLFLLTDGRRGFVDITKFRDIVEVKISSAQFVVLRIPSLRIKSSLKKETFEANLKSECDLWSLMIKEMWAGRKMADDHKDPQHMQQALTNVLLMDTVVGCLQPQKGILAASKLAYYDRMKHEVPMTVPKTTSETLKHKINPSLHMPSQQTVDVLLYTPGQLGKSDVDGDGNPKLWCALSHGRVVLFDAASWSMQQNCIQVGVLPVSCMLGLDQEQVWIGSQDSTIYIINTRRMSCHKQLTEHRSEVTDLVLEDTQDTFSPTLAYSCSLDGMVIVWDVSTLKMKRQFHLSCHKLTSLQLYNRTLWCCAQDCIMELRKTGLVQRKICLLQDPTNPPSPFNGFIVYLEREQIWTSCANSSELCVWHSDNLEKPSQRITLPDCAGVTCMLKVKNQIWVGCRSLSESPGQAVGKIFVVDVAQAVVEKELLAHTDSVQALCSAEDRYVLSGSACLDGKIAIWKVE is encoded by the exons ATGGAGGACCACCTGCCCCCAAGGCTGCTCGAGGCCTGTGTTATTATGGGTGCTACAACTGATAAGCTAAAGGAGGCATATCAG AACCATCAACAAGGAAACACAGCCGTGTCTCCGGTATTGGAGGCTGAGGTTTTGCAGGTTCATGTGCCCCCTTTTGCATTAAAGGACAAAGCTGCAGAATGTGTGGGGCCAGCAGCTTTCAGTAGGGTTCAACGCAGACGCTCCTTCATCAAGAAAACAGAGAGACCAGTGGTGGCGCCAGGTCATTCTCCTGGTGGGGAGGAAACTACCCAAGACATCAGCGTGCCAAAAGACATTGACCTTGGAGGCCTGCCTCAACTCTGCTTTCCGG GAGGTCTGACTGTTTGGAGTGAGCCAAAAGAGCCCTGCTTTCATTTCTTGGTGTTCACTGATGTGTTTGGAAATCAAACCCATGGAGTTGTGCTGCAATACTGTAGGCCAGTTCAG TTGTTTCAggatagcactcttcagcagaaTGGAACTAAGGTTTCCCGACTCTACACCACCTATGGTGTCTGTGTAATATCAAAGTACCCCTATTACAATGCCTTGAGGGATTGTCTGTCATG TCTTCTGAGTCAGCTGAAAAATTGTCGGATAACGGATGTAGATCAACGTGTGAAAGAATTCTCTGCCAAACTCGCTCTGGTGCCCATTCCACCCCCTGGAGATCTTCATGTG GTGTTTAGCCTGAGCCCCCTGGTCATTGTGCTTCCTTCCAGGGAAGACAAACACTACCCTGTGGTAGATCTCGATCTACACCTCCCTTTTCTATGCTTTCAAACAAGGGAACTTTTGCAG ATCATCACAGCCCTCCTGGCAGAGCGGCGGATCGTGTTCTTCTCCAGCGACTGGGCACGGCTGACGGTGATGGCGGAGTGCTTCATGCTTTACATCCACCCGCTGCACTGGCAGCACCCACTGGTGCCCACCCTCTCCCACCAGATGCTGGACTTCGTCATGGCACCCACCGCCTTTCTCATGGGCTGCCACCTCAGCCACTTTGAGGAAGTGTCCGCG GAAACAGATGACCTGATTTTAGTCAACATCGATGACGGGACAGTGTCCTCGTCCAGTTCAGAACTCACTGACCTACCGGCTGTGCCCTTAGCCGCCACTGAGTGCTTCAGGACACG GAGGAGAGGCCTTCAGCTTCACTTTGACCTGGAGGTGAGCCAGCAGGGCACCAACACCACGCTGAACGAGCTGCGGGCACACAGGCGCACCTGGCAGCAGCGCCTCAACTGGGAGATCCAGAACATCACCCTGGAGCTCATCGTCAACATCTTCAG GGGTCTGGCTGATCATCTGAACTATGAGCACAGAGTCTTTAATAGTAAGGAATTCCTCAAATCCAGGGAGCCTTCTGACCAGCCCTTTTATAAAGAG GTGTTGGAGAGCCATATTTTCCACTCCTTCTTGAAAGATCGGTTGAATCGCAAGATGGATGCCTACACTCGCATGGAGCAGAGCTCTCGCTCTGAGGCTGAAAA AGTAAAAGTCATGATTGACACTCTTCGTCGGCCCACTATGAAGGAGATGGGGCGTAGGAGCAGCAACTATGAGAACTGTGTGAACAAGAGGCTTGGCACCAGTCTGCCCAATCTCAGGGAGGAGCAACACCTCAGCATCCTCCGGCAGACGTCAGTGACCGAACCAC CTTTGAAGATCCGGCAAAAACATGTCAAGCAGTTCAAGCTGCCAGATTTCCACCCCCACTTGTCCTATCAGTACGTGCAGGACTACTACGCTGACCTGGTGAGCCTTCTGGGCAAAGCCATCTCCTTCACACCCCGTGAGAGCTCCTCCCTGCTGGCGCGCTACTACTACCTGCGCGGCGTGGTCAACACCATGTGCGGCCGCAGGCTGGACGCGCTCAGCGACTTCCAGAACCTCAACCACACGGACGTGGAGATCTTCCCCGCAGCACTGGTCAGGGCGCTGGTGGACTCGCTccagcaggaggagcaggcGCAGGTGGAGCGCCGGCCCGAGCTCAAGCGCCTGGTGTGCAGGGTGAGGAGCAGCGAGAGCGAGGAGACTGCTGTCCAGCCCACCGATGACCACGTGAAGAAGTTTGAGATGCCCAAGACCCACATGCCACTGGAGGACTTTGTCACGCATGTTCAGGAATCGGGTATTGTCAGAGATGTGAGCACCATCCATCGCCTGTTTGAGGCACTCAGTGTGG TTAAAAGTCAGGATCCTGCTGGACAGACCATTTCCCACTCATGTTTTTACATTCCCTCCATACTGGGTG GAGCGCGGAAAGAGGTGGACCCAGACACGTTTTGTGATTTCTACACCTTCTGGAAGGGCATGGAGGCTGAGGCGCAGGATGTGAACCTGCCCACTGAGGTCATTGAACAGCTGGACAACAACGAGTGTGTGTATAAGCTCTCCTGCTCAGTGAAGACCAGTTATGGCGTCGGCAAGATTGCCATGACCCAAAAGCGACTCTTCCTACTTACTGATGGACGGAGAGGATTTGTGGACATCACTAAGTTCAGAGATATAGTG GAAGTAAAGATCTCTTCAGCTCAGTTCGTGGTTTTGCGTATCCCATCACTGAGGATCAAGAGCAGCCTGAAGAAAGAAACATTTGAGGCCAATCTGAAGTCGGAGTGTGATCTGTGGAGCCTGATGATTAAAGAAATGTGGGCTGGGCGAAAGATGGCCGATGACCACAAG GATCCTCAGCACATGCAACAGGCCCTTACAAATGTCCTCCTCATGGACACTGTGGTTGGCTGTCTTCAGCCACAGAAAGGCATATTAGCAGCTTCTAAACTGGCTTATTATGACCGGATGAAACACGAGG TACCAATGACCGTCCCAAAGACGACCTCTGAGACTCTGAAGCACAAGATTAACCCCTCTCTCCACATGCCCTCTCAGCAGACCGTGGATGTGCTGCTCTACACTCCAG GCCAGCTGGGGAAGTCCGACGTGGATGGAGACGGGAACCCCAAGTTGTGGTGTGCCCTCAGCCACGGGAGAGTGGTGCTGTTTGATGCAGCCAGCTGGTCCATGCAACAGAACTGCATTCAAGTGGGAGTACTGCCAGTA AGCTGTATGCTTGGGCTGGACCAGGAGCAAGTATGGATCGGCTCTCAGGATTCCACCATTTACATCATCAACACGCGCCGCATGTCCTGTCACAAGCAGCTGACTGAACACCGCAGCGAGGTCACAGATCTAGTCCTGGAGgatacacaggacacattcag CCCAACATTGGCCTACTCGTGCAGTCTTGATGGTATGGTTATTGTCTGGGATGTCTCTACCCTGAAGATGAAAAGGCAGTTTCACCTGAGCTGTCACAAACTCACCTCTCTGCAGCTGTACAATAGGACGCTGTGGTGCT GTGCCCAAGATTGCATCATGGAACTGAGGAAGACTGGACTTGTGCAGCGTAAGATCTGCTTGCTACAGGATCCCACAAACCCTCCTTCTCCCTTCAACGGGTTCATCGTCTATTTAGAG AGGGAGCAGATATGGACCAGTTGTGCTAATTCATCTGAATTATGTGTGTGGCACTCTGACAATCTGGAGAAGCCCTCACAGAGGATAACTCTGCCTGACTGTGCTGGAGTCACCTGTATGCTCAAGGTCAAGAACCAG ATCTGGGTTGGCTGTCGGAGCCTGAGCGAGAGCCCGGGTCAGGCGGTGGGGAAGATCTTCGTGGTGGATGTGGCCCAGGCTGTGGTGGAGAAGGAGCTGCTGGCTCACACCGACAGCGTCCAGGCACTCTGCTCGGCTGAGGACCGCTATGTGCTGAGCGGCTCTGCCTGCCTGGACGGAAAGATCGCCATTTGGAAAGTAGAGTAA